From a region of the Mytilus galloprovincialis chromosome 3, xbMytGall1.hap1.1, whole genome shotgun sequence genome:
- the LOC143067805 gene encoding uncharacterized protein LOC143067805 produces the protein MSGLLDAITGNNVQLLRAILLEHQYSQADLKDGLFFACGSGNIDCAVAILETGISPNVHNNEEYTPLTLASRGGHSATVDLLIRWNADVNLAGGSIGNSPLHYASNDGYLEICRLLIDSKCDINMCNSRADTPLILGSTNGHLGIVEYLLEKNASVRRRGYHERTALHCATENGHLEVCRLLINANADLEEEDTFGNTPLICAAEKGFVEVLRLLLRHNCDVNRMSHSAATALHFAAQHGDVEVCSLLLDGGAEIDAQDIRKFTPLMMASLNGHDEIINLLVNRKCNVNMAAYNKRTALHLAAERGNLQCCKVLLKAGANIDAQDSLGCTPIYNAAIKGQASIVRFFISNGADLVVRPKNGNSLLHFAASGGSMECCQELIDSGFDVNAQNRDGITPLISAVNGKQIKAARFLLDAGSDTNFKGLHGMTALNEAVFYNCPQLVALLLERGADPDIEDDAGTLPLWFAVDGFSIESVKLLLNANCRYNVHSTLSSYCGPCNPIEHAVHKKKRQVLRYLVAAYCEETLNILKNHLPVIEKMTALEPDMVDYTRNLAAVPRPLTEYCRNRIRSCMGRQTNLPKIVDKLNLPTSIKTFILFGELDTE, from the exons ATGTCCGG cctcCTTGATGCCATTACCGGAAACAATGTCCAGTTACTGAGAGCAATTCTTCTAGAACATCAATACAGTCAAGCAGATTTAAAAGATGGTTTATTTTTCGCTTGTGGTAGTGGTAACATCGACTGCGCTGTTGCTATTTTAGAGACTGGGATATCACCAAATGTCCACAACAACGAGGAATATACACCTTTAACTCTCGCATCCAGAGGAGGACACAGTGCAACTGTCGATCTCCTAATTAGATGGAATGCTGATGTCAATCTTGCAGGTGGTTCCATAGGAAATAGTCCGTTGCATTATGCTTCAAATGATGGTTATTTGGAAATATGCCGTCTTCTAATAGATTCAAAATGTGACATAAACATGTGTAACTCACGTGCAGATACACCGCTAATTTTAGGCTCAACAAATGGTCATTTGGGAATAGTTGAGTACTTACTCGAGAAAAACGCGTCTGTTAGGCGTAGAGGTTATCATGAAAGAACTGCACTTCATTGTGCAACTGAAAATGGTCACTTAGAAGTTTGCCGTCTTCTTATAAATGCAAATGCTGATCTCGAGGAAGAAGATACATTCGGTAACACACCTTTAATATGTGCAGCTGAAAAGGGGTTTGTGGAAGTTTTAAGACTGCTTCTTCGTCACAATTGCGATGTTAATCGAATGAGTCATAGTGCTGCCACTGCCCTACATTTTGCAGCACAACATGGTGACGTTGAGGTCTGTAGTCTTTTACTAGATGGAGGAGCAGAAATAGATGCTCAAGATATACGTAAATTTACACCATTGATGATGGCATCCCTGAATGGTCATGATGAAATAATAAATCTCTTGGTTAATAGAAAATGTAATGTAAATATGGCTGCCTACAACAAAAGAACAGCCCTCCATCTAGCAGCAGAAAGAGGTAACCTTCAGTGTTGTAAAGTATTACTGAAGGCCGGGGCAAACATAGATGCCCAAGACTCACTAGGCTGCACACCGATCTATAATGCCGCCATTAAAGGCCAGGCCAGTATTGTCCGCTTCTTCATATCAAATGGTGCTGATTTGGTTGTCCGACCGAAAAACGGAAATTCTCTTCTTCATTTCGCAGCTTCAGGAGGTAGCATGGAATGCTGCCAAGAACTAATTGATTCTGGATTTGATGTTAATGCTCAAAATCGAGATGGCATAACGCCATTGATATCAGCCGTGAACGGCAAGCAGATAAAGGCGGCACGATTTTTGCTTGATGCTGGTTCAGATACGAACTTTAAAGGCTTACATGGAATGACGGCACTCAATGAAGCTGTTTTTTACAACTGTCCACAGCTTGTTGCCTTGCTTCTTGAACGTGGTGCTGATCCAGACATTGAAGATGATGCCGGAACATTGCCGCTTTGGTTTGCTGTTGACGGCTTTAGTATTGAATCTGTTAAATTGTTGTTGAATGCAAACTGTAGGTACAATGTACACTCAACATTAAGTAGCTACTGTGGACCATGTAATCCTATAGAACATGCCGTCCACAAAAAGAAAAGGCAGGTTCTTCGTTATTTAGTCGCTGCTTACTGTGaagaaactttaaatattttgaaaaatcatCTGCCTGTCATAGAGAAAATGACCGCGTTAGAACCGGACATGGTCGACTATACCAGAAACCTTGCTGCAGTTCCGCGTCCTTTGACAGAGTACTGCCGAAATCGTATACGAAGCTGTATGGGAAGGCAGACCAATCTTCCAAAAATAGTAGACAAGCTCAATCTACCGACATCAATCAAAACTTTCATTCTATTTGGGGAACTGGATACCGAGTAG